GGAACCGCCGGTGCGGCATGCCGCGGCGGGCCAGGCCGGCGATGCCCAGACCGGCCACGAGCAGGGTCGCGACGACCAGGGGCCGCTCGGTGGCCAACCGCCAGCCCGCCGTCCACGGCGGGCCGTACGCGCCGTTGAGGTACGCGTGCCAGTGCGACGCGCCGCGCAGCACGGTGACCATGTCGGTGGGGCCGGTGGTGACCGGCCCGGTCTCGATGTAGTCGAGGAACGGCGGGCTGTACCGGCCGAGCAGCAGCAGCGGGATCAGCCACCAGGCGGTCGCGGCGGCCACCGCCAGGCCCCAGGCCAGCAGCGCCTTGACCCGCAGCCGCGCCGGGTGCAGGCCGAGCAGCCAGAGCCCGGCCAGCGGCACCACGGCGAGCACGGCGGTGGCGTTGACCCCGCCCGCGCACGCCACCACCAGGGCGGAACGGGTCACGGCGCGGCGTACCGGCACCCCGTCGGCGAGCCCGATCAGCGGGACCAGCACCCAGGGGGCGAGCGCGCTCGGCCACGCCTCCACCGAGATCGGGCCGAGTTCGGTGAGCAGCCGGGGGGAGAGCGCGAACGCGACCCCGGCCAGCAGCCGGGCCCAGGGCGTGCCGATGTGCAGCCGCCCGGCCAGCCGGACCACACCGGTGCAGGCCACGATCATCAGCAGCGCCCACCAGAGCCGCTGCACCACCCAGGCCGGTACGGCGAGCAGCTTGCCGAGAAGGAAGAACGGTCCCATCGGCCAGAGATATCCGTACGCCTGATTCTGCAGCTGCCCGAAGGTCCCGTCCGGGTCCCAGACGTGCAGCGCCCGGCTCAACCATCCGGCCGGATCGATCGCCAGGTCGACCTTGGTGTCGATGGCGATCAGGCCCGGGTCCTGGATGAACGCGAGCGCGGTCAAACCAAGACAGACCGCAACCAATCGAAGGCGCCAGACGGCCTTCGATGTCCGCTCCGTCCCTTCGACCGGCTCCCGACGGCCCGGCGCCTGCAGCATCTCGCCTCCGATCGGGCATTGCGGGTTCCGTGACGCAGCCCATAGTGTGACGCGACCGCGAAGACTACTCGCCAGTAGGAGCGACGTTGGAAGCACCGGCTGCCCCCACCCGGCACGTACTCTTCCTCAACTGGCGAGACACCCGGAACCCGGAGGGCGGCGGCTCGGAGGTCTACGTCGAGCGGATCGCCGGGGAACTCGTCCGGCGCGGTCACCGGGCCACCCTGCTCTGCGCCGGCCACACCGCCGGCCCGGCCGAGGAGATCACCGCCGACGGCGTACGGGTGCTGCGGCGCGGCGGCCGGCACACCGTCTACCTGCGGGCGGCGCTGGTATACCTGGCCGGCGCTCTCGGCTTCGGCCCGCTGTCCCGGCGCCGCGGTGGCCGCCCCCACCTGATCGTGGACGTCGGCAACGGCCTGCCCTTCCTCTCCGCGCTCTACGCCCGCCGCCCGGTGATCGCCCTCGTGCACCACGTGCACCGGGAGCAGTGGCCGGTGGTGCTGGGCCCCCGCCTGGCCGCCTTCGGCTGGTGGGTGGAGTCCTGGCTCGCGCCCCGGGTCTACCGCCGCTGCCAGTACGTCACCGTCTCGGCGGCCACCCGGCGGGAACTCGCCGGCCTGGGCATCGACGAGGACCGGATCGCGATCGTGCACAACGGCACCCCGGACATGACCGTCGGCCCGGTGCCCCGCACCCCGCACCCCTCGCTGGTGGTGCTGGGGCGGCTGGTCCCGCACAAGCAGGTCGAGGTGGCGCTCCGGACCGTCGCCGCCCTCTCCACCGAGCTGCCCGAGCTCACCCTCGTGGTCGCCGGTCAGGGCTGGTGGGAGCCGCAGCTGCGGCAGCAGGCCGCGGACCTGGGCATCACCGACCGGGTCCGGTTCACCGGCTTCATCAGTGACGAGGAGAAGCGGACGCTGCTGGCCGGTGCCTGGGTGGCGCTCACCCCCTCCCTCAAGGAGGGCTGGGGGCTCACCATCGTCGAGGCCGGCGCGGTCGGCACCCCGACGGTGGCCTTCCGGGGCGCCGGTGGGGTGGAGGAGGCGCTGGTCGACACCGAGACCGGGCTGCTCGCCGACGGCGTCGAGGACTTCGTGACCAAGGTGCGCGGGCTGCTGGTGGACGACGCGTACCGGGCGGCGATGGGAGCCGGGGCGCGGGCGCACGCCGCGCGGTTCACCTGGCCGGTGTCGGGAGAAAAGTTCGCGGCCCTCGTGGCGAGGGCCGCGAACGCGCCGGCGCTGGAGCCGGTCAAGCAGATGGAGCCGGTGGAGCCGTCCTACCTGGTGCCGTAGACCAGCGGGGTGTTGCCGCTGGCGTCGCCACTGCCCGAGCCGCCGGTACGCGCCGCCTGCTCGGTCTTCGCCGCCTCCGACGAGGGCGTACCGTCCAGCGTGCTGGCCAGCGCCACCGTGCCGAAGACGCCGAGAGCGAGGGCGATCACTCCGGCCAGGACCAACGAGAGAGCACTGCGCATGGTTGCTGTATTCCTCCTCGTGAGCTGCGTGGGTCGGGACGTTACCACCAAGTAGCCAGCGAAAGGAGGGCCGCGAGGGCGATCAATCCCGGCGGCTCGGCCAGGATCATCGGCGCGGCCCGACCGCCGGATTCTCGTACAGGGACAGCTCCTCGCCCAGGTAGACCGGGCGGAGCCCGGCCAGCACCGCCGGGTCGACCCGCGGACCGCCGGCCAGCCGTTGCACCACGACCCAGCGCATCCCCGTCGCGGCGGCCGGTGCGCCCTCCGCCAGCAGCCGCCGGACCCGGGCCGCCCGCGGATTCTCCCCGGCCACCTCGGTGTCGCCCACCCAGAGCGTGTCGTCGACCAGCAC
The Micromonospora sp. R77 DNA segment above includes these coding regions:
- a CDS encoding glycosyltransferase family 4 protein; amino-acid sequence: MEAPAAPTRHVLFLNWRDTRNPEGGGSEVYVERIAGELVRRGHRATLLCAGHTAGPAEEITADGVRVLRRGGRHTVYLRAALVYLAGALGFGPLSRRRGGRPHLIVDVGNGLPFLSALYARRPVIALVHHVHREQWPVVLGPRLAAFGWWVESWLAPRVYRRCQYVTVSAATRRELAGLGIDEDRIAIVHNGTPDMTVGPVPRTPHPSLVVLGRLVPHKQVEVALRTVAALSTELPELTLVVAGQGWWEPQLRQQAADLGITDRVRFTGFISDEEKRTLLAGAWVALTPSLKEGWGLTIVEAGAVGTPTVAFRGAGGVEEALVDTETGLLADGVEDFVTKVRGLLVDDAYRAAMGAGARAHAARFTWPVSGEKFAALVARAANAPALEPVKQMEPVEPSYLVP